tgtgtgtgtgtgtgtgtgtgtgtgtgtgtgtgtgatacatGTGTAATTCATATGTAATTGTGTAATTCATATGTAATTGTGTACCTATCTGTCTACTGTATATGAGTAGGTTGCTGTGAAGTAAAAAATAAGGTCACCCATCTATAGAGACTACTACCATTAAAATCAGTAATGGGTCTTTTATGTATTTATACAAACGCCACAATTTATGGCTTGTATCTTAATTTACATGTTTTATTGTGTCTCTATAATTGTGATTCATGAAAAGCtcacatatatgcatacattttaACTATTAGAAGTTGTCCTGTACATTTCATCTGATTAATCATGAACGTTTTGACTTTACCATAGTGTATGGTATTAAGGAAACGATAACCTAAAGTGTTGTAATACAACTTCTCAATTTCTGTTGTTATAACAGTCACGATTCATACAATAGGGCACCCATATTGTATACACATTGTCACATACATGCTTATAAAAATATTTGAAGTATGTAATAACGTAGACACTGGCAAACAATAAATTTAACTCAGGTGTAAGTTATAGGCACCGCCACACATGTGTACAGAAAACACaacatgggggggggggggtgtgttgagaggctaatatagtatgaggtgaagccaagtgcGGTATTTGTCTTGAGACGCcacccccaagtgctgtatttttcatatacACAAGCATATataggtggtgctttaagtgttatattgtacttcctggtcttCTTGCTCGGTGCTCATCTCATGTGTCCAGACCACTTTAATTTTTGGCcatgtaatctatttctagtcatagaaccaactggtaggattagtctggctagttttagtgatttacaatgttgtgcatgtgatcaatcgtgctgtctgaGTGGCCTTGTTTCCATACAGAGAGTGcagcattgtttctttgttgttgtttacactaattgtagcaggtagagtgtaatAGGCTAAGTAGATATTCACTGTTTTGCCGAGTATTTCAAATGTTCCAATTAAACAACAGAAAATAGTACTACTTTTTGCGATTGTTTAGCCCAATATGACTGGCAtacaatttatttcaatgtatcaaatatttctttggttgtgtaataaAGACAAGGTTGACTGATAGTAATGCTGCTAAAATATTCACTGATGTGTAACTGGTTTTAAATTTTTGCCGCAATCAGATTCCATGATTTTTATTGTGTTTCCAATGGGAAGAAGCCGATTACACATTCTTGTTCTTAAGTTCAAATATCCAACCAATTTCTATTCCTTATATAATTCAAGCACTGCCTTATGTTATGTTGTGTATCTTGAGGTGTTATTGTTTTGAAAGGTTTGGTATGCTGAGCATTGATATAGTATAGCATGTTTTTTCTAATTGAAGCAGCTAGTGGACTTCTTAACATAGACTATCTTGTGACTTCTTCTGTGACCAAGTGTTCAGTGAGAAATAATAGTAATTGTTCACTGTTAATGGTGACGTGTGACtgtgtgcacatgcacacatagaATTGCTCTTCTTTCTAGTATTTCTGTGCTAAATGCTTCATGCCTAGCAACCAGTACATGTAGAGAGTAGCTGTACCATACAAGTCAAGCTCTGTTATGTTACATGATTGTAGTGTTGGATTtctttgtgtgtctgtgtgtttgtttgtcatAGCTAACTGACCCATATCATCAGTCTTTGTTTCTATTTTTAACAGATAAATTCCTGGCAAGGTACATTTGACCCAGTTGTTGAACAGCAAAAGGTGCGACTACATACCAAAGTCAATACCTTATAGTATATTCTATTGTTGACAGGTTCACTTGAGACATCAAATCAGGCCACTGATCTGGTACCCGATAATTTACTTGTGTGTCATCACCATCCCAACTATCAACAGGTAATGGCTAACAATTCCATAGTATTTGCATGTTCACTCTTATTAGTGTCTTCTTTGGTCATATAACATACTGGCTTACGTGTTTTATATATGTGTCAGTGAcagtgtatgcatgtgcatCAACAACACCTACACACATGGCTGCACTTGTTATTACTTTTTCACTAGCCATTGTTGCTGAACTTatatttcatcatatctattTCATGATGTCCAGCAGTTTATGAGCAAGCACGTTGGTGTCAGTGTATTGCTACAAATAGGTCATGTCTCTCTgtactgaaactgaaaaactagtTCAACACATTGTGTTGACATGCGACCTAAAACACTTCACAAGCTAGTCGGTATCCTAATAAGTAGTGACCACGTATTAGTAGATATTCACAAatgttagtgatatgtgtgctaATTGTGTGTGTCTCTCTCAATGCATGTACaaattaacataattatgtgttccATCATCACAGGATATATGATATAGTtcatgatgatgatgtgtttgCTCTGTGGATCCTTCATGTCATCTTTTCACCACTAGCAGGTAAGTGACTTAGACACTACTAAATCTTATGCTTATAACAACACACAGGTGCATTTGTTGCCATAACTTACGGAGTAGAACGGGACACTTTCCAGCGTTACAGATGGTCCAACATAAAGGTTAGTTAGGACTATTAATAATATTGTATGTATTAATTTGTTCCTTGTACAGGCATCATTGAGGTCCAAGTTTGCTAAAGACACTACCACAGAATATCCAGTACATGTTGAAGATGTGAGAGATGATAATGATCTTGTGATCAGTGACAATGAAAATGACACAAATTTGACTAAACCATTAATGTAATACGTTATTGACCATTAAGTTTTTATATCATGTGATTATGTATGTATGAGTGGTAATTTGAATACTGCATCGTTTCACAATCATCATTGACGTTGTTGTCAGTGTGAGACCTGCTTAATTGTCATTGCATGTATGCAATAAAAATTAGAACACACCAAGAAATCACTTTATGTATACATATAGTCAAACACTATCGTTACACACGTGTAAGGTTCAATATAGTCACTTGACTCACtacattgtgtaattgttattgCCATTAGTTTGTTGGTCTTGTGGAGTAGAATTAACACTAGCTGAGGTATTTTCCACCACCCCTCCATATTTGTTAATCTTGTGGTTTCTTTTCATTTTCTGTAGTGGTATGTTCTCATGTTTATCTTCTGATTTAGTAAGTTGAGCTTTATTATTGTCAGAGACCTTCggtgtgtttgtatgttgaCGAGTTTGAACTGGTTGAGGTAATGAAACATATCTGTTCCCTGCCTGCATGCATCTCCTTTGTCTCTACCattgacaataatattatttacagaaTTCATATGCATCTTCACTTACCCTGTCCATATAAACAATGAGAGCCTATTATATTGAAATGAACAAAGTAAGAGTGGTACTATGCAAACTGTAACTCACAGTGAAGGCAATAGTAAAGATTACAATTCCTAACATAGTGCCACCAATTATTAATATAATCTGAGTGTAATCCTCTTCATAATGGACCCTCACAACCACTTGAACAGCTTTATCAGATTCAGTAGTTGGTACAGCGTATCTTATCAGCCTGTCTGCTAATTTCTGTTGTATAAATTCAAATACATCTTGAGTGTATTTGTCTAACCTTACCAGATACACAGTAACAGCTGATATGTTTATAGTAACATTAGTGTCAGACTGAAGCTGTACAGCtatgtatagtaattataataTTAGGCTATCATTATGACAATATGATTACTCACTTTCATCTTCTCTGGGACAATCACTGACATACACTAACAGAGCCATCTGGTATCCTGCTTGTTGGACCTGTAGTAGCTGTAAATGCCATAAATATATGTGTGGAAAGAAATACATGCACACAATTATCTACTATGTAGAGTATCTTACACTGTAGTTATTGACATGAGCCCGAGGCAAAGCTTTAAAGTTGTAGCTAGGTGGTTTCATATGGGCCTCAACAACAAGCTTAAAATCACTGATGCTATTCACCAGCTTATTATACTGTGACATACTCTCATATAATtatccctgtagaagggcgtatcgatGCAATACTTCTAAGTTTGCCTGTTTGTCTTTGTATATATAACTAGTAACTGAACATAATAATGTAATATCAGTTGAATACGCGTTCAACGACCAAACTAACTCAACCTCTCAGCGTTTCTTTCTTGCAAGGATGGCTTTATGCATTATTTAGACAAACAGCAAATTTAAATACATTAATAATTCTCACCAGGACATTCACAAAGTACACAAACACATAAGACTGTTCTGAGCTTTGCATGTGTGGCAcagtgctaacgattcttgtaCTTTTACAGCCTAtcatacgtcacaaaccacaacatcttatTATACCTTTAGTCCAAACTTCTGTAGTATTTATGTTTATACGGTGACCTACCAACCCTATTATACTCTTGCAATTATTGTCTGTaaaacaactaatcaagttgaagtggccttaacAAGCTTCGGTACAGTTTCTAAAGTATGTACAAGGTGaactggatcctgaaaaacatgAAAAGTGGTTTTgtttttctcaagagaattaacatttcagccaaccagatgattagtggtgacagtaaaggtgttgacAACACACATGTGTGATTTGGCATAATTATGgtggaaattttgattgaccgtaaatattgtgtcaggcatttgaacgaaaagattttgaaatatttttagcagtgctacaaaatgagccaaatttcaagattgtgtgcaATTGCATCAATGAGTtatgaggatccagctcaacgcatACTGTAGTGGGGGAGCATTTAGATATTTgcatgatactctaatacaacactcaacaaGTTGAACATTGGACGGGCAGTCATGGTCGCTACGCTTTTTATGAATAAATGCATCATGTGGAGATTAATAGGCATGTGTAAATCCAAATTGATAGTAAATTTATTTCAGAAAGATTGTTTTGTCACAATTGTGGCCATTTGTCATGGAATTCTACTACCACACAGAATAACTTCCCTGTAGACTCAAAGATACCCAGTATAAGAGATACTATCCAAGCTCAATGATATCCATAGCAATGCAGTGCAGCAGTGGCAGCAAACCATAATTCGTAATAAATCTTATTCTTATAAAGCGTCTATATAGACAGTGTGACTTACacataagatcaagatactctaacagaacagtcaccctattacagcagtcaggcaatatttAGTCATAGTAACTGTTAAAAATCAGTTTGGCATAGGGTACAATAATTTCGTAGGTGGTATGTAGTTGGCAGAAAGTTAAAATTCAAACTTGAGATgccctaatacagcaatcatcctaatacaacagtcataatTATACTGTGATAGATTATtaaaatcactctcatatttaatctcagagggtcaaattttcaaaaatttcctggggagcattcccccagacccccagcttggcatgctttgcatgctaaaaCTGTAAATAAGCTTATAAGTTAGTAGTTAGCAGTTTGCTTTTAGTTGGTCAGcttgtttttgtaaaattactctcatattcaatctcagagagtctaaatttcaaatatttcctggaggGGTATGCCCCCAGTCCCCTTCAtaggttggcatgctttgcatgctaaaaCTGTCAATAAGTTTATCAGTTAGTAGCTTGTAGTccagtagctagttagctaagctTGTTCTTGTAAAATTGCTCTCATATTCAGTCTcagagtctaattttcaaattttcccAGGGGGCATGTGGTTTGCATGTGTAAGCTTATCATTTAGTAGCTAGTTTGCTTTTAGTCATAGtctagtagctagttagctaagctTGTTCTTGTAATGTATTCTTGTCTGTTTTTCTTTATTGAAAATTCTAGGTTATAGGGGGCCCATCTTCTAAATTTGCCCTGGGTCCCCTAAATCCTCTCAGTGGCCCTGAATAGATGTACCCAGTTGTTGGCATGTAACGTTTTTCTAATAGCTGAGAATTTTTGCATGCAATATTTATTCAAAGTATGGACAAATTCACATAAAATCATAGCAAAGTACATATATACCTTTTGTTCTACTCTGCTACAGTCACAAGTGTCATTATCATTCAACTTCACTAATGCTGCCCACCCAATACTAACATTATTGGGAGGATCAACTTTACTACAGGCAAACTGTGGTTCATCAGTTACATATCCCTTTAGAGGGAGATCACAATGTCACCAGATTAACACATCGCAAGAGATTTACCTTAATTCCTGCAGATGGAATCTTAGCTGCTCCACGATACACTAAGAAGCGTTGATCACATTCAGTGTCATACACATCCCGAGTGTCACAATTGTAGACTGCAAGTGTATCAGAGCCATTTAAAATCTGAAAGAAAGTcaatatatacagtgtaacttgtaagAATGGATATAAAATTTGTTACACAGCTATACACACACAGTATACTGTAAACAAGACCAAGGCCTTCAGAACAGCATGTATGTCCATGTTGTAATTCCAATAAGTAACAACTGGTTTGTGGTGTTAACTAAAAGTTGCTACAAAGCCATAATTACTAAGCTTTTTTTTTCTAGTATCCAAACTTTCAAGTAGAATAACATGATGTGAGCATGCAGAGTTGAGTACAAAAACTGGAGTGCATGTAAAGTAAAGCGATTGTGTACTCCTATGCTTAACAGACGACCTGGATAGTTCCATCATACGGTATgacattatatattatatatatacatgtaggtTCATTTTTTTGAAAAGCCGCATAGTTTGTACTGTGATTTTTGCAAGTTAATTTAATGTATACCTATGTTTAAACCACAGATAGCTATACACCACGTAGCAAAGCATCTCACGGCACAGAGTTTTGAATAAAAATTTATCCAAGACACAGAAGGTGCACAGACAATACATGCACATATGTACTTACATAGTTTGCCCTACATATATTATATGGGAGGGAGCAATCTCACCTAATCCCTGGAAGCTATACATTGTACCCAATGACATTAGCCCtagaatttgtgctaaaggttaaaCAAGAATGTCTGAATGAAATACGAAGTGAATCaggagattgagatactctaatagagcagtcacctaactactctaatagaacattcagtagaAACACATAAGTTGATTCTGCTATGCAACACTGTAAAAAttagtgaatactgtggcaaatagtaAGCATCACTGTACATTTAGTGACTGCCACTAAGAATTATATTTACAGTGACTTGCCACAatattcactacttattttttaAAGTGAATTATTCAATCTGCATCCATTAAGAGATGAATCAAGTGTATGAGCCTATCTCAAGTATCGTATATCATTGCGATAATACTAAAAGAGTATCGTACACACGTACCActaaaaatgctctcagattcaatcccAAAACTTTCAAAATTTCTATGGGGGCATGTCCCTATAGTATTCACATGTTTTTCATGTTAGTGTGCTTCGTACATTTCACCTCGCCCCTCACTTTGGAGTATTGTTCTCCACTCCTGCCAGGGTCAATGAAGTAAAAAACCTTTCATAGAGTTCTTTTTATCTGTGAATCGACACCAAGGAGAGTACAACACTGAGGTATAAAGTTGCCAAATTCATTAATGTGCTGATCATGTATTAGGGGTGGATTTAGGGATCAAGGGGGATCTTGCACAAATTTTTTGTATGCATGTCAATGGCCCTTATCCAAAATGCACGAAGCCATACAAAGTTTGTTACACTGACCGTGTTACGTCTGCTACATTATCGCACTTTGTTCGTGTCATGTCCGTGTCACCTGCTTTGTGGGggtttgatttgtacagtgatcaTTGAGAGAAGGTGCGTTTCTGTGTTATACAGTGACTGAACGTAGTTGTCCTTGTAGTATGTAGTTGTCATATATATCACATCTACTGATGTATTAACTACATTAGTTAGTTACACCAATCTCTGTCATATAAATATAAATGTTGTAGTTCCAATGGCAAGTGTTGTATgtaccagttaaagcaccgccgaaAGTgtaatatggaaaaaatagcatgAGGGCATGTATtgcagcacgaggcaaagcctaGTGCTGTATTTGGCTCGAGACCATACCAAAGTGCTTTTTTAATATTGCACAAGTGTGGAAGTGCTTTAACtttaaagtgctttctggtcGGAACATTTATTTTGTAGACTCAAATTAAGTCGGTTTTCAGCTATCAGACAATCAGTGAGTACAAATTTGGTCATAAAACACATACCATCgttttggctacttctggtGATTTAAAATGATACACAATGCTAATTTCCTTTCCTGCAAGGAAAAAACAGCACTCTTATTCCTTTTGATCTTCAACCATGCAAGTAAGTATACAGCACCAAAATCTGTTCAATGTATAAACCTTTCAGCATCCAGAGTTTGTCAGCATTACAAAGGAGCAAGCTGCATGCTAAGATCCCATCTATAGCTACTGCCATCGTATTTGAGTGCACAATAGGTGTGCATTCTGTGCAAAACAATTGTACAGGCTGTATAAAATAGTTCAGCAGCCAGAACTCTGCATGGCCCATCAACAGTTGTACACTATAAACATCAAGACGAACAAACAGTTACCCTAATCACAACAGTACAAGTTAGgcaaatattaattttagtaatggTAATTATTGCAATAGGCTTATGCCAATTATGTcaacataattttgagcataaaagCACCAttaagcattatgccagcataataggtgaccgaatttgacaaaacaaggcttccacacacatccacttttatgacttcgaagtaccataactcaatgtaggaggatgccattagtttcatattttgacctggtattgtactatgctatggaaggactttgtgaaaattttaggctaatagcttgctgagtagtcaagttacagctggttaaagtcagaaaattggatgtgtgtggaagccttgttttgtcaaattcggtcacatatattagaATGATTTTCAAGATCTATAATTAAATGCATAATGCACATGCCAAAAatgcagcaaaacatgaacatgCTAAACCTTATTTATATTTTATTGCTTTTTGGTTAATTATTCTGAAATAAgattaatagagcagtcactctaatacagcagtcagtgatatactttaataaaacagccaactctaaAACACAATATTGatttttgaaagcataattttgagcatagcATATATGGGCTGGATTTTCAATAGCATAATAGGCCATTTTCAAGTGTATATTTCAATA
This portion of the Dysidea avara chromosome 12, odDysAvar1.4, whole genome shotgun sequence genome encodes:
- the LOC136240279 gene encoding uncharacterized protein, which codes for MAILHKWLGFHIVMIFISAALSYDIDSRSFKILNGSDTLAVYNCDTRDVYDTECDQRFLVYRGAAKIPSAGIKGYVTDEPQFACSKVDPPNNVSIGWAALVKLNDNDTCDCSRVEQKLLQVQQAGYQMALLVYVSDCPREDETVQLQSDTNVTINISAVTVYLKLADRLIRYAVPTTESDKAVQVVVRVHYEEDYTQIILIIGGTMLGIVIFTIAFTALIVYMDRRQRRCMQAGNRYVSLPQPVQTRQHTNTPKVSDNNKAQLTKSEDKHENIPLQKMKRNHKINKYGGVVENTSASVNSTPQDQQTNGNNNYTM